The DNA segment CACCACCCAAGGCTATCAACGCATCCAAAAATTTTAGTTGAGAATTTCCTGTTGCTAACAACACAGCAGCAGTCTTTTTTTCTTCTAGTAAAGATTGTAGATACTTGCGTACAATCGCTGCCACATCCTGGGCCATGTCGGCTTCAGATTTGTAAATTTGGACTGACAGATGATCAACACGAAAAAAGTTTGTAGCGGCTACCATATCGAAAACTGAGGACTGGGTAATACCTTTAATCTAACCTTTAAGCTTCATGGCAGTCCGAGATGACTTAGGAACATAAAACAATGTAGACTATGTAAATTAAGTTAATAATTATTTACATTACATCCAAACATCATGCTAACTGCGATTCTCTTTGATTTAGACGGTACTATCGTCAATACTGATCCTATACATTACCAAGCTTGGCGACAAATGTTGTGGAAATGCAACATAGAAATTGATGAAACATTTTATAAATCTCGAATTAGTGGTCGTTTAAACCCAGAAATTGTTAAGGACATTCTGCCAGAATTATCATCAGCCGCAGGTAGAGAATTTGCCGATGAAAAAGAAGCCTTGTTTCGGGAACTAGCCTCCCATCTTCAACCATTAAACGGATTTGCTGAACTCATAGCTTGGACAGAAGTACATCAGTTAAAACGTGCTTTAGTAACAAATGCTCCGAGATTAAACGCAGAGTTTATGTTGGAGGTATTGGGAATAACAGATAGTTTCCATCAAATTGTCTTGGCTGATGATTGCGTAGCGGGTAAACCAGATCCAGCACCTTATCAAGTTGCTTTGAGTAAGTTGGGGATTCCAGCAGAGAAGGCGATCGCTTTGGAAGATTCCCCCTCTGGGATTCGCGCAGCAGTTGGCGCAGGTATTCGTACTATTGGGATTGCCTCCACTCACGACCCTGATATTTTGCTGGAGGTTGGCTCATTTATGGCGATTCCTGATTTTACAGATTTACATTTGTGGACGTTACTAAACTCATTAATTGAGCCAGATTTAATTCGTAGTACGTGATGGTTATACCAATTCAATGAGGACTTACACCCAGGATGTTTGTTAAGACTGGGTGTAAGGGTAGGATTACGAAATATCTTTTATAGTACTAACTATCTCCATAATTTTTTCAAACTGGAAATTATGGGCTAAATCTACAAAATACTCTTTCAAAGCGGTATTTTCGGCAGATATTTCTCCAACTAACTTTAAAATCAAATCATCGCTACATTGGGCGGCGGCATTATATAAATTTATTAGCCAATCCCTTGGTAGTGTAGATAACAAAGGTAACAAATTATCATGTGTAAATATTTTTGTCCTAGCTTTTAGGGTTTGAGAACTGTCTTCTTGATAAAGGTATTTTATTCCTAAATATTTATTGAGCTTTTCGAG comes from the Nostoc sp. PCC 7120 = FACHB-418 genome and includes:
- a CDS encoding HAD family hydrolase encodes the protein MLTAILFDLDGTIVNTDPIHYQAWRQMLWKCNIEIDETFYKSRISGRLNPEIVKDILPELSSAAGREFADEKEALFRELASHLQPLNGFAELIAWTEVHQLKRALVTNAPRLNAEFMLEVLGITDSFHQIVLADDCVAGKPDPAPYQVALSKLGIPAEKAIALEDSPSGIRAAVGAGIRTIGIASTHDPDILLEVGSFMAIPDFTDLHLWTLLNSLIEPDLIRST